From one Melioribacteraceae bacterium genomic stretch:
- a CDS encoding T9SS type A sorting domain-containing protein yields MHLERHITSAKKNDYSKSTDNSFILFLLILFFIITNVNGQSWTQVTEIDSVTVFSIAEQNQKLFVVTPYDIYTGTEKGNNWSKTQSQPETNSYFYTIYSYQENLYLGTYDDGIFRSTDSGESWQKINDGLSQAALGIVEFAGRGDSLFVGTDNDGIYYLNVLQAPSWKKFNSGLFQFGSGAIFSSGDFLLANLGMYLFMNTKNQSDWQNIFVDTLETQRQFFDFISHDNFIFAGTDNGIYRGNQFAAEWERKDIQSFQGRDITAFASYGSRLYAGLLFGGHHWIFSTDNYGESWEISAHEFSWLYDLHAYEDKLWAGREDGLWFIDISGTSDIEDPNESKPTNFVLHQNYPNPFNPSTTIKFTIPNVGDEYIRPLQTSLIVYDILGREIKTLLNEQLQPGEYEIEFDASDLLSGAYFYRLNAGGFSKSRKMLLLK; encoded by the coding sequence ATGCACTTAGAACGCCATATCACATCGGCAAAGAAAAACGATTATTCAAAATCGACTGATAATTCATTTATTTTATTTCTTCTCATTTTATTCTTCATCATAACAAATGTCAATGGACAGTCATGGACACAAGTAACCGAAATTGATTCTGTTACTGTTTTCTCCATAGCAGAACAAAATCAAAAACTTTTTGTTGTTACACCATATGATATATATACCGGGACGGAAAAAGGAAACAACTGGAGCAAAACCCAAAGCCAGCCCGAAACCAACAGTTATTTTTACACAATCTATTCATATCAAGAGAATCTTTATTTAGGAACTTACGATGATGGAATATTTCGAAGTACTGATTCCGGTGAAAGCTGGCAGAAGATTAATGACGGTTTGTCTCAAGCGGCATTAGGAATTGTTGAATTTGCCGGAAGAGGTGATAGTCTTTTTGTCGGGACCGATAATGATGGAATCTATTATCTTAATGTACTTCAAGCACCATCTTGGAAAAAATTTAATTCGGGTTTATTTCAATTTGGTTCCGGTGCAATTTTTTCTTCGGGGGATTTCCTTTTAGCTAATCTTGGTATGTATCTATTCATGAATACTAAAAACCAAAGTGATTGGCAAAATATATTCGTCGATACTTTAGAAACACAGCGACAATTCTTTGATTTTATATCTCACGATAATTTCATCTTTGCCGGTACAGATAACGGAATTTATAGGGGCAACCAATTCGCTGCGGAATGGGAAAGAAAAGATATCCAATCATTTCAAGGTAGAGACATAACAGCTTTCGCAAGTTATGGATCGCGTCTTTACGCTGGATTACTTTTCGGTGGACATCATTGGATTTTTTCAACAGATAATTACGGTGAATCATGGGAAATAAGTGCACATGAATTTTCTTGGTTGTATGATCTGCATGCTTACGAAGATAAACTTTGGGCCGGAAGAGAAGACGGACTTTGGTTTATAGATATTTCGGGTACAAGTGATATTGAAGATCCTAATGAAAGTAAACCGACAAATTTTGTACTACATCAAAATTATCCGAATCCATTCAATCCGAGCACAACAATTAAATTCACAATCCCGAACGTAGGGGACGAATATATTCGTCCCTTACAAACCAGTTTAATTGTTTACGACATTCTCGGAAGAGAAATAAAAACATTACTAAACGAACAACTCCAACCCGGAGAATACGAAATAGAATTCGATGCCAGTGATTTACTAAGCGGCGCATATTTTTATCGATTGAATGCGGGTGGGTTTTCGAAGAGTAGGAAGATGTTACTGCTAAAATAG
- a CDS encoding Fic family protein yields MFDENYFKELHRETFNKLYEFAGKYRNVNISKGYSTFCQVRFLEQTSNEIFKKLENDNYLKDYAEKSKEEFAEKIGFYMCELIALHPFLELNGRITRLFFDMIATYNGYEYIDYQDTIKQNDEDNLFIQASIDCMSGNESQMFQIILNGLKKAK; encoded by the coding sequence ATTTTTGATGAAAACTACTTTAAAGAACTTCATAGAGAAACTTTCAACAAACTCTATGAATTTGCTGGTAAATATAGAAATGTAAATATCTCAAAAGGCTATTCCACCTTTTGTCAAGTAAGATTTCTAGAACAAACTTCTAATGAAATATTCAAGAAACTAGAAAATGATAATTATTTGAAAGATTATGCAGAAAAGTCCAAAGAGGAATTTGCGGAAAAAATAGGCTTCTATATGTGTGAACTAATTGCACTACATCCATTTTTAGAACTAAATGGTAGAATAACAAGACTCTTTTTTGATATGATTGCTACATATAATGGCTATGAATACATTGATTACCAAGATACAATAAAACAAAATGATGAAGATAATTTATTTATCCAAGCATCCATTGATTGTATGTCTGGCAACGAGAGTCAAATGTTTCAAATAATCTTAAATGGACTAAAAAAAGCAAAGTAG
- a CDS encoding carboxypeptidase-like regulatory domain-containing protein translates to MKNMICVIFLIVFITSCEEKIITTLPLEEGTISGYTIDSTNQRSLKSVEINLSYNNLSTSSDFNGFFQFEDIPVGNYNIIFESLGYKNKEIEVSLKDTLLNLNNILLIREKFPYDAITYDELPRLYQPDSTYYKLPEEYIDQYKHYWFGSYYDSVYVNNFIDSLIIEMKKMRIDVDTLWYQSFDFQCSDPAISAPSKICVKLKTKNDKMYSLNYKSFNPDRERYFLIWDYCQRRPLQYRIYYKFN, encoded by the coding sequence ATGAAAAATATGATATGTGTAATATTTCTAATTGTATTTATAACATCCTGTGAGGAAAAAATTATAACCACGTTACCTCTAGAAGAAGGTACAATCTCAGGATATACAATAGATTCTACAAATCAAAGATCTTTAAAATCGGTTGAGATAAATCTAAGTTATAATAATTTATCAACCAGTTCGGATTTTAATGGATTCTTTCAATTTGAAGATATTCCAGTTGGAAATTATAACATAATTTTCGAGTCGTTAGGATATAAAAACAAGGAGATTGAAGTTTCTCTAAAAGATACTCTCCTCAACTTAAACAATATTTTGTTAATACGTGAAAAGTTTCCGTATGATGCAATCACATATGACGAATTACCACGCTTATATCAACCTGATTCAACCTACTATAAGCTTCCGGAAGAATATATTGATCAATACAAGCACTATTGGTTTGGATCATATTATGATTCAGTATATGTTAATAATTTTATTGACTCATTAATCATTGAAATGAAAAAAATGAGAATAGATGTTGATACTCTATGGTATCAATCTTTTGACTTCCAATGCTCTGACCCAGCTATATCCGCTCCATCGAAAATTTGTGTTAAATTGAAAACAAAAAATGATAAAATGTATTCATTGAACTATAAAAGCTTTAATCCAGACAGAGAAAGATACTTTTTAATATGGGATTATTGTCAGCGAAGACCGTTACAATATAGAATATATTATAAGTTTAATTAG
- a CDS encoding helix-turn-helix transcriptional regulator — MDDLEKYVEKRKAKSKRFAKDFEIGYENFKIGVALRKAREDAGITQEELARKMKTKKSAISRIENHSEDIRISTLKNYLAAIGKELQLYIR; from the coding sequence ATGGATGATTTAGAAAAATATGTAGAAAAACGAAAAGCAAAAAGTAAACGATTCGCAAAAGACTTTGAAATTGGGTATGAAAATTTCAAGATAGGTGTTGCATTACGAAAAGCAAGAGAAGATGCTGGAATAACCCAAGAAGAATTAGCCCGAAAGATGAAGACAAAAAAATCAGCAATATCAAGAATAGAAAATCATTCGGAAGATATAAGAATATCGACGTTAAAAAATTATTTAGCAGCAATAGGTAAAGAGTTACAACTATACATAAGGTAA
- a CDS encoding T9SS type A sorting domain-containing protein translates to MKTLILTIILFIGFSISSESQQINWEKEFGGDTTMMGFDISKTFDNNYVVVGYYGPSKKSYILKMNSIGDTLWMKVINSPLNSEAIGVVETNDFGYLIVSNFSNYQLNIDNVLLTKTNMNGDTIWNKTYTAGLECFARSITKTNQNSFLITGFCFENDTAKSWLLSIDNLGNPIWEKTIRRGDNSRIDDAIQINTNYYLIIGEYSETFFDATVSSLWISKIDNSGDIVIERTYQRFPNQFPQKIIKTNDDKFLAIINKSNLPSEDDIWLMKLDEMCDTIWTKEYPTEHRTIGLSIKENNDGTLFSIGYQHPPNNYSASDVLLIKYSSNGEIIWQQLYGTGSQESGNEIVLSDNKIVILANQYNSSNWNHNLWIFEVYDYTSSVGSTETEFNFNLYNNYPNPFNPSTTIQFEINQLSTFKLIIFDALGKVVKTWEGEKPMGLYSFQWDGKDINNLDVVSGVYFYQLIVHNLVQTKKLMLIR, encoded by the coding sequence ATGAAAACGTTAATACTAACAATAATACTTTTTATTGGCTTTTCAATCTCATCAGAATCTCAACAAATAAATTGGGAAAAAGAATTTGGTGGTGATACAACGATGATGGGATTTGATATATCAAAAACTTTTGATAATAATTATGTAGTTGTTGGCTATTATGGGCCATCGAAAAAATCATACATTTTAAAGATGAATTCGATTGGTGATACTTTGTGGATGAAAGTAATTAATTCTCCCTTAAATTCTGAAGCAATAGGTGTAGTTGAAACTAATGATTTTGGATATTTAATTGTTTCAAACTTTTCAAATTATCAATTGAACATAGATAATGTATTATTAACAAAAACCAATATGAATGGTGATACAATTTGGAATAAAACATATACTGCCGGCCTTGAGTGTTTTGCCAGAAGCATAACAAAAACCAATCAAAATTCTTTTTTAATAACTGGTTTTTGTTTTGAAAATGATACTGCGAAAAGTTGGCTACTTTCTATTGATAATTTAGGAAATCCTATTTGGGAAAAAACTATTAGAAGAGGTGATAATTCAAGAATAGATGACGCCATCCAAATAAATACAAATTACTATTTAATTATTGGTGAGTATTCAGAAACATTTTTCGATGCAACAGTATCTTCTCTTTGGATATCTAAGATTGACAATTCTGGGGACATAGTAATTGAGAGAACATATCAAAGATTTCCTAATCAATTTCCACAAAAAATTATCAAAACTAATGACGACAAATTTCTAGCAATAATAAATAAGTCTAATTTGCCAAGTGAGGATGACATATGGCTAATGAAATTAGATGAAATGTGTGATACAATTTGGACAAAAGAGTATCCAACTGAACATAGGACTATTGGTTTATCCATCAAAGAAAACAATGATGGCACTTTATTTTCGATTGGATACCAACATCCACCCAATAATTATTCTGCGAGTGATGTTTTATTAATAAAATACTCTTCGAATGGTGAAATTATTTGGCAACAACTTTATGGTACTGGCTCTCAAGAATCTGGGAATGAGATCGTTTTATCAGATAACAAAATAGTAATTCTTGCTAATCAATATAATAGTTCAAACTGGAATCATAATTTATGGATTTTTGAAGTATATGATTATACCTCATCAGTGGGCTCAACTGAAACAGAATTCAACTTCAATCTATATAATAATTATCCAAATCCATTTAATCCCTCAACAACTATTCAATTTGAAATAAATCAATTGAGTACCTTCAAACTTATTATATTTGATGCACTTGGAAAGGTTGTGAAAACCTGGGAGGGAGAAAAGCCTATGGGGTTATATTCTTTTCAATGGGATGGAAAAGATATTAACAATTTGGATGTTGTATCTGGAGTATATTTTTATCAATTAATAGTTCATAATTTGGTTCAAACAAAGAAACTGATGCTTATAAGGTAA
- a CDS encoding AAA family ATPase: protein MIKNINFPISSNAEQNNNQIETESSIVIIGANGSGKSRLGSWFEFKSEVAKNVHRISAQKSLTMPNSVSPVSLDKAKAQLYYGYYNDNSTNTYKDYYDHKIGQRWRSNPETFLLNDYDKLLVYLYSDNYEEVLRYKQESEKSSTRIEPPVTKLDKIKNIWESLLPKRELIIESGSVKTRRKGSDESYFASSMSDGERVIFYLIGECLCAPENGIIVIDEPELHLHHSLHQKLWTAIENDRSDCLFIYLTHDLEFASTKLDAVKICLNEYDGSEFDWFEIPKNVDIPEDLYLEVLGSRNKVLFIEGTSGSHDVELYSLIYPEFTIKPLGASETVIECVKSFNKLSELHYNVSYGIVDRDYKNDDHIIGIQKHQVYVPEFAEVENIFLLEEVLLAVSSQLCLPDSANLINQIKDWVISEFDRFKEKYATDLTSYTINLALNGFDGRANTKEQLSNKYNDLKTKIDIDDIYNSALNEAEDLIRGKKYQEILMKFNHKGIVNQVGKFFEIKPSAYVKKVKDIIHRGNTSILDEMKNHLPKLENA from the coding sequence ATGATCAAAAATATCAATTTCCCAATAAGTTCTAATGCTGAACAAAACAACAATCAAATTGAGACTGAATCCTCAATTGTAATAATTGGAGCAAACGGAAGTGGAAAATCTCGCCTAGGTTCTTGGTTTGAATTCAAATCTGAAGTTGCAAAAAATGTGCATAGAATTTCAGCTCAGAAATCTCTCACGATGCCAAATAGTGTTAGCCCAGTTTCTCTTGATAAAGCAAAAGCACAGCTTTATTATGGCTATTATAATGATAATAGCACCAACACATACAAGGATTATTACGATCATAAAATTGGTCAGAGATGGAGATCTAACCCAGAAACATTTTTGCTTAATGACTATGATAAATTGTTGGTTTATTTATATTCTGATAATTATGAAGAAGTCCTTAGATACAAACAAGAATCTGAAAAATCGAGTACTAGGATAGAACCTCCAGTTACAAAATTAGATAAAATAAAGAATATTTGGGAATCGTTACTGCCTAAACGTGAATTAATTATTGAGAGTGGTTCAGTTAAAACTAGGAGAAAAGGATCTGATGAATCTTATTTCGCATCTTCTATGAGTGATGGCGAGAGGGTAATTTTCTATCTAATTGGAGAATGTCTCTGCGCACCCGAGAATGGGATAATTGTGATTGATGAACCAGAACTACACCTTCATCATTCCCTTCATCAAAAACTTTGGACAGCAATTGAAAACGATCGCTCTGATTGTTTGTTTATTTACTTAACACATGATTTAGAATTCGCATCTACAAAACTGGATGCAGTTAAAATATGTCTCAATGAATATGATGGTTCTGAATTTGATTGGTTTGAGATCCCCAAAAATGTTGATATCCCAGAAGATTTATATTTAGAAGTCCTGGGTAGCAGAAACAAAGTATTATTTATTGAAGGAACATCTGGTTCACACGATGTTGAATTATATTCGTTGATTTATCCCGAATTTACTATAAAGCCACTCGGCGCCTCGGAAACTGTAATCGAATGTGTTAAATCATTTAATAAACTAAGTGAATTGCACTATAATGTGTCTTATGGTATAGTTGACCGTGATTATAAAAACGATGATCATATAATTGGTATTCAAAAGCACCAAGTTTATGTTCCTGAATTTGCTGAAGTTGAAAATATTTTTCTACTCGAAGAGGTATTATTAGCAGTTTCCAGTCAGCTATGCCTTCCCGATTCTGCTAACTTAATAAATCAAATAAAGGATTGGGTTATTTCTGAGTTTGACCGATTTAAAGAGAAATATGCCACAGACCTTACATCATACACAATAAATTTAGCATTGAATGGATTTGATGGAAGAGCAAACACAAAGGAACAGTTATCGAATAAATATAATGATCTCAAAACTAAAATAGACATTGATGATATTTACAACTCTGCATTAAATGAAGCAGAGGATCTAATTCGGGGGAAAAAATATCAAGAAATTTTGATGAAATTTAACCACAAAGGAATCGTTAATCAAGTTGGGAAATTTTTTGAAATTAAGCCAAGTGCATATGTTAAAAAAGTAAAAGATATTATTCACCGTGGAAACACATCAATCCTTGATGAAATGAAAAATCATCTTCCAAAACTTGAAAACGCCTAA
- a CDS encoding integron integrase has protein sequence MLDNRNKSLHKPKLLEQVKHKLQSERYSISTIELYTRWIKNFIIFHNKQHPKKLDKSHIEKYLTYLAVEKKVAQSTQNQALCAIVYLYKHVLEQNFGWLEDVKRATKKKKLPVVFSKDEARKVIENTKGDIRLIVSLLYGSGLRLSEALNLRIKDLDFELESIMIRESKGEKDRSTVLAQSIIPQLKEKVREVKKLHTIDLRNGNGKTLLPFALHKKYPHASQEFGWQYVFPANKFIYDKERKLKYRYHIHPSTVQKEIRKAIKKAGINKPASSHTFRHSFATHLLQSGDDVRKIQELLGHKSLRTTMIYTHITDNLYGVKSPLDF, from the coding sequence TTGCTTGATAACCGGAATAAATCTTTACACAAACCGAAATTACTTGAACAAGTAAAACACAAATTACAATCCGAGCGCTACAGCATTTCTACAATAGAATTATATACAAGATGGATAAAAAATTTTATCATTTTTCATAACAAGCAACATCCTAAAAAACTTGACAAGTCACATATTGAAAAATATTTAACATACTTAGCTGTTGAGAAGAAGGTTGCGCAATCTACACAGAACCAAGCATTGTGTGCTATAGTATATTTATATAAACATGTTTTAGAACAAAATTTTGGATGGTTAGAGGATGTAAAAAGAGCTACAAAAAAGAAAAAGCTTCCGGTCGTATTTTCAAAGGATGAAGCAAGAAAAGTTATAGAAAACACAAAGGGAGATATTCGCTTAATTGTTTCTCTTCTTTACGGCAGCGGTTTACGATTGAGTGAAGCGCTTAACTTGAGAATAAAGGATTTAGACTTTGAGCTTGAAAGTATTATGATAAGGGAATCAAAAGGTGAGAAAGACAGATCAACAGTTTTAGCTCAATCAATTATTCCGCAGCTTAAAGAGAAAGTGCGAGAAGTAAAAAAACTTCACACTATCGATTTAAGAAATGGAAATGGAAAAACATTGCTGCCATTTGCATTACATAAAAAGTATCCACATGCATCTCAAGAATTCGGTTGGCAGTATGTTTTTCCGGCAAATAAATTTATTTACGACAAAGAAAGGAAATTAAAGTATAGATATCATATTCATCCTTCCACAGTACAGAAAGAAATTCGCAAAGCAATTAAGAAGGCAGGTATAAATAAACCGGCATCGTCTCATACATTCAGACATAGTTTTGCCACACATCTTCTTCAATCCGGAGATGATGTCAGAAAAATTCAAGAACTATTAGGACATAAATCTTTGCGTACAACTATGATCTATACTCATATAACTGATAATTTATATGGGGTTAAGAGTCCGCTTGATTTTTGA
- a CDS encoding type II toxin-antitoxin system RelE/ParE family toxin, producing the protein MKKIIFYKTEKGDSPVEEFLDTLTDKQAKKVAWVLRVIRDLDFVPQEYFKKLKPTEIWEVRAQVGNNIFRILGFINGKDLIVLKNGFQKKTQKTPRKEIKLAEKRMKDYLRRKSNG; encoded by the coding sequence ATGAAGAAAATCATATTTTATAAAACTGAAAAAGGTGATTCTCCAGTAGAAGAGTTTTTAGATACATTGACTGATAAACAAGCCAAAAAAGTAGCTTGGGTTTTAAGAGTAATAAGAGATTTAGATTTTGTACCTCAAGAATATTTTAAGAAATTAAAACCAACAGAAATATGGGAAGTTCGAGCTCAAGTAGGAAATAACATTTTTAGAATTTTAGGATTTATTAATGGCAAGGACTTGATTGTTTTAAAAAATGGTTTTCAAAAGAAAACACAGAAAACTCCACGTAAAGAAATAAAACTAGCAGAGAAAAGAATGAAAGATTATTTAAGGAGAAAAAGCAATGGATGA
- a CDS encoding T9SS type A sorting domain-containing protein, which yields MKIILHISLFALVSIVVSAQQSVSYFPYEVGNKWEWGSSSKDTTIFDEITDTARLADQSVDVYLNNSETPRYNVKSNGNVYQYLGDNTMAIWFDFTVAPGDTFYTTLYSAEYYVTVDSIEGELFGEKTKIRKFQWYSKSGGTKWGEQSVSDKFGIYYRWSFFPPPESELIVGCTIDGIGYGTLVNVSEEPELVNNFQLFQNYPNPFNPSTKINFILPQSGNVSLSVYNTLGEKIKTIIDDFLLKGNHTIEFDGSKLSSGIYFYKIIFGKKTITKKMQLLK from the coding sequence ATGAAAATTATATTACATATATCATTGTTTGCTCTTGTTTCAATTGTTGTAAGTGCACAACAATCTGTAAGTTACTTTCCATACGAAGTTGGTAATAAATGGGAATGGGGCTCCTCTTCGAAAGATACTACCATATTTGATGAAATTACTGATACCGCTAGATTAGCTGACCAATCGGTTGATGTTTATCTGAACAACTCTGAAACACCAAGATATAATGTGAAGAGCAATGGAAATGTTTATCAATACCTCGGTGATAATACTATGGCTATCTGGTTTGATTTTACTGTTGCACCAGGTGACACATTTTATACAACACTTTATTCAGCAGAGTATTATGTAACTGTAGATTCAATCGAGGGCGAATTATTCGGTGAGAAAACGAAGATTAGAAAATTCCAATGGTATAGTAAATCTGGTGGAACAAAATGGGGTGAACAAAGTGTATCTGACAAATTTGGAATTTATTACAGATGGTCATTTTTCCCACCGCCGGAATCTGAATTAATTGTCGGTTGCACAATTGATGGAATTGGATATGGTACTTTAGTAAATGTTAGTGAAGAGCCGGAACTTGTTAATAATTTCCAATTATTCCAAAATTATCCAAACCCCTTTAATCCGAGTACAAAAATTAATTTTATTTTACCTCAAAGTGGTAATGTTAGTTTGTCAGTTTACAATACACTCGGAGAAAAAATAAAAACAATCATCGACGATTTCTTATTAAAAGGAAATCATACAATAGAGTTTGATGGTAGTAAATTATCCAGTGGTATTTATTTTTATAAAATCATCTTTGGTAAAAAAACAATTACAAAGAAAATGCAGCTACTTAAATAA
- a CDS encoding T9SS type A sorting domain-containing protein, whose amino-acid sequence MKRIILISIFSLLQFLIAQPNYQVDSLVVKISNDTAYVWDYNAWEQCAFQLDYTVDILDSVITITQIDTAEDMTTCYGYHNFVVPVVGLSEGKYRVDIYRDCLYEDLKFVDSIRFEYIISGINEIEATLNEFKLHNAYPNPFNPSTKISYSIPKEGFVLLKVYNSLGQVVSTLVYEKQLKGNYEIEFEGDQLATGIYYYSLQYDTQIKTKKIILIK is encoded by the coding sequence ATGAAAAGAATAATACTTATCTCAATATTTTCCCTTTTACAATTTTTAATAGCACAACCAAATTATCAAGTTGATTCTTTGGTTGTAAAAATATCAAATGATACTGCTTATGTCTGGGATTACAATGCTTGGGAACAATGTGCATTTCAATTAGACTATACTGTAGATATTCTTGATTCGGTTATAACAATTACTCAAATAGACACAGCGGAAGATATGACAACTTGTTATGGCTATCATAATTTTGTTGTTCCGGTTGTAGGTCTATCTGAAGGTAAATATCGTGTTGATATTTATCGAGATTGTCTTTATGAGGATTTGAAATTTGTTGATTCAATCAGATTCGAGTATATCATAAGTGGTATTAATGAGATCGAAGCTACTTTAAATGAATTCAAACTTCATAATGCATATCCTAATCCTTTTAATCCATCAACAAAAATTTCTTATTCAATTCCAAAAGAAGGATTTGTTTTATTAAAAGTATATAATTCACTCGGCCAAGTAGTCTCAACTTTAGTTTATGAAAAACAATTAAAGGGGAATTACGAAATTGAATTTGAAGGTGATCAATTAGCAACTGGTATTTACTACTATAGTTTGCAGTATGATACACAAATAAAAACAAAGAAAATTATATTGATCAAATAA